DNA from Verrucomicrobiaceae bacterium:
TGCCGGAGCGCGGGTTGCTTTTCCGGCTCGCAATAAAAGAGCAAGAAGCCACCGCCACCGGCACCGAGGAGCTTTCCGCCCGTGGCCCCGCTGTCGATGGCGGCCTGATAGAGTGTGTCGATCTCTGGGTTGCTGATTTTTTGCGCGAGCTGGCGCTTCATGAGCCAGCCTTCATGCATGACTTCACCGATGGCGTGGTATTCACCGCATTGGAGGCGCTCCGCCAGGGTGTAGGCCTGATCACGCATGCGGCGCAGGAGATTGAATTTATCCTCCTGGGACTGGGTGTTGCGACTCTGCTCGGCGAGGATGTCAGAGGCACTGCGAGTGATACCGGTGTAGTACATGAGCATCCGCTGCTCGACGTGCTGGCGTGCGTCGCGACCGAGGGGGATTTTATTCACCTCGACGCCACCGCCCGCGCGGAAGCGCAGGAGATTGAGTCCGCCATAGGCAGCCGCGTATTGATCCTGACGGCCGATGGGTTCCTGCAGCTTGCCAATCTCCACTTCGCAAGCCAGTGCGGCGCAGGTTTCGGCAGAGGCGGTGCGACCTTGGAAGGCATGTAGGGCATTGATCAAGCCCACGGCAAAGGAGCTGGAACTGCCGAGTCCGCTGCCCTGAGAGGGGATGTCCGCGAAG
Protein-coding regions in this window:
- a CDS encoding GHMP kinase, with the protein product MIITQTPLRASFAGGGTDLPAFYEREEGAVVSTAIDLYVYLAAHRLFEPKIFLKYSRTEVVTRLDEVQHPLIRECMRICGCEGPIELTSFADIPSQGSGLGSSSSFAVGLINALHAFQGRTASAETCAALACEVEIGKLQEPIGRQDQYAAAYGGLNLLRFRAGGGVEVNKIPLGRDARQHVEQRMLMYYTGITRSASDILAEQSRNTQSQEDKFNLLRRMRDQAYTLAERLQCGEYHAIGEVMHEGWLMKRQLAQKISNPEIDTLYQAAIDSGATGGKLLGAGGGGFLLFYCEPEKQPALRQALSALREVPIHLENQGTRVIFYND